A stretch of Shinella zoogloeoides DNA encodes these proteins:
- a CDS encoding abortive infection family protein codes for MPYTLQMLRALMETHPDRAEPLRIHVEALERSIEIQPAFCLQSVRTLFEAAHATIGPRLGVAFGKDDNFQQRTRALLNAMDFSVADHPDTAKINETITKLLGSINGAALALAELSNIPNMRHGGSLDWGTLQRQHALMLGGLCDSLVAFLFDVAWSRTAPEDVAGHQPDYGDHDAFNAYLDSEFDPVEIAGATFDPSYVLFHLDETAYDAARIDWQAESAAEATDDKEVAA; via the coding sequence ATGCCTTACACGCTGCAGATGCTCCGCGCACTCATGGAAACCCACCCCGACCGGGCGGAGCCGCTGCGTATACATGTCGAAGCGCTGGAACGCAGCATCGAGATTCAACCTGCGTTCTGTCTCCAGAGTGTCCGCACGCTGTTCGAGGCCGCACACGCTACCATTGGGCCGCGTCTTGGCGTCGCGTTTGGAAAAGACGATAATTTTCAACAGCGAACGCGCGCGCTTCTCAACGCGATGGACTTTTCCGTAGCGGATCACCCCGATACCGCGAAAATCAATGAGACGATCACGAAATTGCTCGGCAGCATCAACGGCGCGGCACTGGCCCTCGCCGAACTGAGCAACATTCCCAACATGCGCCACGGCGGCTCGCTGGATTGGGGCACCTTGCAGCGTCAGCATGCCTTAATGCTGGGGGGCCTGTGCGACAGCCTGGTTGCTTTCCTCTTCGATGTCGCCTGGAGCCGGACCGCGCCTGAAGACGTGGCAGGGCACCAGCCGGACTACGGCGACCATGACGCGTTCAATGCCTATCTCGACTCAGAGTTCGATCCGGTAGAGATCGCCGGTGCAACCTTCGATCCCAGCTACGTGCTGTTTCACCTTGATGAAACCGCTTACGATGCGGCGCGGATCGACTGGCAGGCCGAGAGCGCGGCCGAAGCCACTGACGACAAGGAGGTTGCTGCATGA